In the genome of Pseudomonas sp. P5_109, one region contains:
- a CDS encoding NAD(P)H-binding protein, protein MKLLLIGASGFVGRHVLELALSDPRVSVVYAPTRRALPQDPKLIAPDIDFDRLDQQAPWLHVDAVICTLGTTLKTAGSKAAFKQVDHDYPLAIAQLARAHGTPTYVLNSAIGANAQSPFFYNQVKGHLEKDLADLGFESLTYVRPGVIGGKREEVRNGERALVFFLKAASALLPARWRLNPPSAIAHALLEAAIDPASGVHVVPSDRLVQIGKQ, encoded by the coding sequence GTGAAATTGCTGCTCATCGGTGCGAGCGGATTCGTCGGACGCCATGTTCTGGAACTGGCACTGTCGGATCCACGCGTCAGCGTCGTATACGCTCCGACACGCCGTGCATTACCTCAAGACCCGAAGCTCATCGCTCCTGACATAGATTTCGACCGCCTCGACCAGCAAGCCCCTTGGTTGCATGTCGATGCGGTGATCTGCACGCTGGGCACGACCCTCAAAACGGCTGGGTCCAAAGCGGCATTCAAGCAAGTCGACCATGATTATCCGCTGGCCATTGCCCAACTGGCACGAGCGCATGGCACTCCCACTTATGTGCTCAATTCCGCCATCGGCGCAAATGCCCAATCCCCTTTCTTTTACAACCAGGTCAAAGGTCATCTGGAAAAGGATCTGGCGGACTTGGGCTTTGAATCGCTGACGTATGTGCGGCCAGGGGTCATTGGTGGAAAGCGTGAGGAAGTTCGTAATGGAGAACGCGCGCTGGTGTTCTTCCTCAAGGCGGCATCTGCACTCTTACCTGCACGTTGGCGGCTCAATCCGCCTTCTGCCATCGCTCATGCATTGCTGGAGGCGGCCATTGATCCTGCCTCTGGCGTTCATGTGGTGCCGTCTGACCGTCTGGTCCAGATCGGCAAGCAATAA
- a CDS encoding NAD(P)-binding oxidoreductase, which produces MNTVFIVGGAGKVARRLAQQLVARGHEPRSLYRHSEQAEELKALGATPIAGSLLELDAKGLAGLMTGSDIVVFAAGAGGKGGSQMTNAIDGRGLEVAVAAARRANIKRFILVSAFPEASRGETVSETFENYMKVKKLADIHLAETDLDWVIVRPGTLRDAPGTGRIRAGLAIPYGDVPRDDVAATLLQIIERPAVNRIIIELTQGDTPVGEAIERLTHDWSQQ; this is translated from the coding sequence ATGAACACAGTTTTTATCGTCGGTGGTGCGGGCAAAGTCGCCCGACGCCTTGCCCAGCAACTGGTGGCACGCGGTCACGAACCTCGCTCGCTCTACCGTCATTCGGAACAAGCCGAGGAGCTCAAAGCACTGGGCGCCACACCGATCGCCGGCAGTTTGCTTGAACTCGATGCGAAGGGTCTGGCTGGACTCATGACCGGCAGCGACATCGTGGTATTCGCGGCCGGTGCTGGCGGCAAGGGCGGATCGCAAATGACCAACGCCATTGATGGCCGCGGACTTGAAGTGGCCGTGGCGGCCGCCCGGCGTGCGAACATCAAGCGCTTCATTCTGGTATCTGCCTTTCCGGAAGCCTCACGTGGCGAAACTGTCTCCGAGACCTTCGAAAACTACATGAAGGTCAAGAAACTCGCGGATATCCATCTGGCCGAGACTGATCTTGACTGGGTCATCGTGCGTCCTGGCACGCTACGGGATGCACCCGGCACCGGCAGAATCCGTGCAGGCCTCGCAATCCCCTACGGCGATGTGCCCCGCGACGATGTAGCGGCGACCTTGCTACAGATTATCGAAAGGCCCGCCGTGAACCGAATCATCATCGAACTGACCCAGGGCGATACACCGGTCGGTGAGGCGATTGAGCGACTCACTCACGATTGGAGCCAACAGTGA
- a CDS encoding nuclear transport factor 2 family protein, with the protein MSKNIKAVPTQEYNAVIAVAQQYADSLKVGSADGLAEAFHNDAVMYGFTNGKLLGGSITNLFDFVRSNGKAPDITTRLDILAITPTTAVVRVDMENDAIGADYNDYLTLIKIDDSWKVIAKVYHQFEG; encoded by the coding sequence ATGAGCAAGAACATCAAAGCGGTACCTACCCAGGAATACAACGCCGTTATCGCCGTCGCCCAGCAGTATGCCGACAGCCTCAAAGTAGGCAGTGCAGACGGTTTGGCTGAAGCCTTTCACAACGATGCGGTCATGTACGGCTTCACCAACGGCAAGCTTTTGGGCGGCTCGATCACCAACCTGTTCGACTTCGTCCGTAGCAACGGCAAGGCACCGGACATCACCACTCGCCTCGACATCCTGGCCATCACGCCTACGACCGCGGTGGTGCGTGTGGACATGGAAAATGATGCAATTGGCGCCGACTACAACGACTACCTGACGTTGATCAAAATCGACGATAGCTGGAAAGTCATCGCCAAGGTCTACCACCAGTTCGAAGGCTGA
- a CDS encoding nuclear transport factor 2 family protein, translating into MTKPTYVQEYNAIVDVLNQYNEGGKQAKSNIMKPAFSEQATIFGVDADHKLAGGPIQGLFDIIDSAFRPSPEAQGVIVNIDIVGTAASARIDTNDISGFCFTDFFNLLKVEGKWTVVSKIYHTHVAP; encoded by the coding sequence ATGACCAAGCCGACCTACGTGCAGGAATACAACGCCATCGTTGATGTGCTGAACCAGTACAACGAAGGTGGTAAACAGGCCAAGAGCAACATCATGAAACCGGCCTTCAGCGAGCAGGCGACCATCTTTGGAGTCGATGCCGATCACAAATTGGCGGGCGGCCCCATCCAGGGCTTGTTCGACATCATCGACAGCGCGTTTCGTCCATCGCCTGAAGCCCAGGGCGTCATTGTCAATATCGATATCGTCGGCACTGCCGCCAGTGCTCGCATCGACACCAACGATATCTCCGGCTTCTGCTTCACCGATTTTTTCAACCTGCTGAAAGTTGAAGGCAAGTGGACCGTGGTGAGCAAGATCTACCACACCCACGTTGCCCCTTAA
- a CDS encoding TVP38/TMEM64 family protein — protein sequence MIEVIMQSATQWVEALRSMGGTGSALYALVFLLATVAFVPASPLTAIAGFLYGPVGGTLLVSPVGMASALIAFVMGRTFLRPFVLRRLATRPRQAAIDRALARDGFRIVLLLRLASIVPFAPLSYALGASRISARDFLLASWLGLLPGTFLYVYLGSLVSSISDILSGEATAGNATHVLTGMGLAAAVLALLSIAHCARKAANQSIEKALKHE from the coding sequence GTGATCGAAGTGATCATGCAGTCAGCCACCCAATGGGTTGAGGCTTTGCGCTCAATGGGCGGAACAGGCAGCGCCTTATATGCACTGGTCTTCCTGCTGGCAACAGTGGCCTTCGTGCCCGCCTCGCCCCTTACGGCCATTGCCGGATTTTTATACGGACCGGTAGGGGGGACTCTGCTTGTGTCGCCTGTCGGTATGGCGTCGGCACTGATCGCATTCGTCATGGGGCGCACTTTTTTGCGCCCATTTGTACTGAGACGACTGGCAACTCGTCCTCGGCAAGCCGCGATTGACAGAGCGCTCGCCCGAGATGGCTTTCGAATTGTCTTGCTTCTGCGCCTGGCTTCCATCGTGCCCTTCGCCCCTCTGAGTTACGCCCTCGGCGCAAGCCGTATCAGTGCTCGGGACTTTCTACTGGCGTCCTGGCTCGGGCTGCTGCCAGGCACTTTTTTGTACGTTTATCTGGGGTCACTGGTTTCCAGCATCAGCGACATCCTCAGTGGCGAAGCCACTGCCGGCAATGCAACCCACGTGCTGACTGGAATGGGTTTGGCGGCAGCGGTACTGGCATTGCTAAGCATCGCTCATTGCGCACGCAAGGCCGCCAACCAATCCATCGAGAAAGCGTTGAAGCATGAATGA
- a CDS encoding pyridoxal phosphate-dependent aminotransferase has product MQLLGHLLHAVKPSPTLAITRQAAELRRRGVDVISLSAGEPDFPTPDHINAAAKAAIDAGQTRYTDVDGTPELKAAIVRKFQRENGVTYDTSEISVGTGGKQVLINALLATLNPGDEVIIPAPYWVSYPDMVRLAGGTPVEVSCPADQHFKITAVQLQKAITARTKWVILNSPSNPTGAGYSSTELKELGAVLLGHPQVYVLTDDMYEHLSYDGWMFSTMASQVPALRDRVLTVNGVSKAYSMTGWRIGYAGGPKDLIAAMATIQSQTTSNPCAISQAAAVAALDGPIDFLAERNEVFRQRRDLCLDAFNDTPGLMCRRPEGAFYLFPSCAGLIGRKTPAGVELTNDVEVSRYLLEAARVAVVPGSAFGLEGYFRISFATSTAVLEHACSRIRQACDKLV; this is encoded by the coding sequence ATGCAATTGCTGGGACATCTGCTGCACGCGGTCAAACCATCACCAACGCTGGCGATCACACGGCAGGCGGCTGAATTGCGCCGCCGAGGTGTTGATGTGATTAGTCTGTCGGCCGGAGAGCCCGACTTTCCGACACCCGACCACATCAATGCAGCGGCAAAGGCTGCGATTGATGCAGGACAAACCCGTTACACCGATGTCGATGGCACCCCGGAGCTCAAGGCGGCGATCGTGCGCAAGTTTCAGCGCGAAAACGGCGTGACCTATGACACCAGTGAAATCAGCGTAGGGACCGGTGGCAAGCAAGTCCTGATCAACGCTTTGCTGGCCACTCTCAATCCGGGAGATGAGGTCATCATTCCCGCACCTTATTGGGTGTCATACCCGGACATGGTCCGCTTGGCGGGGGGGACCCCGGTGGAGGTGAGTTGCCCGGCGGATCAACATTTCAAAATCACGGCAGTTCAGCTCCAGAAGGCCATTACTGCGCGAACCAAGTGGGTGATCCTGAACTCCCCGAGCAATCCAACCGGGGCCGGCTACAGCTCGACTGAACTGAAGGAATTGGGCGCCGTGCTTCTCGGCCATCCGCAGGTCTATGTGCTGACGGATGACATGTATGAGCACCTCAGTTACGACGGCTGGATGTTTTCCACCATGGCTTCGCAGGTGCCGGCGTTACGCGATCGTGTTCTGACAGTAAATGGGGTGTCCAAAGCCTACTCGATGACCGGCTGGCGCATCGGTTACGCCGGCGGGCCAAAGGATTTGATAGCGGCCATGGCAACTATCCAATCCCAAACCACCAGCAATCCCTGCGCGATATCCCAAGCCGCCGCGGTTGCCGCTCTGGATGGCCCGATTGACTTCCTGGCCGAACGCAACGAAGTGTTCCGCCAGCGCAGAGATCTGTGCCTGGATGCCTTCAACGATACTCCCGGCTTGATGTGTCGCCGTCCCGAAGGGGCGTTCTATCTGTTTCCTTCTTGTGCCGGCCTTATCGGGCGCAAGACGCCTGCGGGTGTCGAGCTCACCAATGATGTTGAGGTCAGTCGCTATTTGCTGGAGGCGGCCAGGGTGGCGGTCGTGCCGGGGAGTGCATTTGGTTTGGAGGGGTACTTCCGAATTTCCTTTGCTACCTCCACAGCAGTGCTTGAACACGCTTGTTCGCGGATACGCCAGGCTTGTGACAAGCTCGTCTGA
- a CDS encoding TetR/AcrR family transcriptional regulator gives MTDPIPTLAVRPKKGRPRAFDREQALFNALEVFWKRGYEPASVAELCTAMGINPPSLYAAFGNKSKLFLEAVNYYEARFWDATWERMDSEPDLYRAITDFFHSAAAIVTEPEAPCGCMVVLAGVNVSESAQEITNALKALRQEGRDYLQQRLDRAVEDGQLAADVDTLILAAALNTLLEGMSLQAHDGLSRQTLEGIAATAIGMLPLPAIR, from the coding sequence ATGACCGACCCCATACCCACGCTGGCCGTGCGCCCTAAAAAAGGACGTCCACGCGCCTTTGATCGCGAGCAAGCCCTGTTTAATGCGCTCGAAGTGTTCTGGAAACGCGGATACGAACCGGCCTCCGTGGCGGAATTATGCACGGCCATGGGCATCAACCCGCCAAGCCTCTATGCCGCCTTTGGCAATAAATCAAAGCTCTTCCTCGAAGCGGTCAATTATTACGAGGCCAGATTCTGGGATGCTACCTGGGAACGCATGGATAGCGAGCCGGACCTGTACCGTGCCATCACCGATTTTTTCCATTCCGCTGCTGCGATCGTCACTGAGCCCGAGGCACCATGCGGCTGTATGGTCGTATTGGCGGGTGTCAATGTGTCAGAGAGCGCTCAAGAGATCACCAACGCCCTCAAGGCACTTCGCCAGGAAGGTCGGGACTATCTGCAGCAGCGCCTCGACCGCGCCGTGGAAGATGGGCAACTGGCGGCTGATGTTGACACCCTAATCCTTGCCGCCGCGCTGAATACACTGTTGGAAGGCATGTCGTTGCAGGCGCACGATGGACTTTCACGACAAACCCTGGAAGGTATCGCGGCAACGGCCATCGGCATGCTGCCATTACCTGCAATTCGCTAA
- a CDS encoding LysR family transcriptional regulator gives MVDKVSSETATSSFNAGYLSQFNLNCLVIFATLYREKSVTRTSELLKIGQPAVSNSLSKLRLAFQDQLFHRKEGAMAPTQVADNMAKLLIPLLSGIQCVLEQHTDNDRGRGPAVLKR, from the coding sequence ATGGTCGACAAAGTCTCCAGCGAGACAGCAACCTCTTCGTTCAACGCCGGATATCTCTCACAATTCAACCTCAATTGTCTGGTGATATTTGCCACTCTTTACCGAGAAAAAAGCGTTACCCGAACGTCGGAGCTTTTGAAAATAGGGCAACCCGCTGTCAGCAATAGCTTGTCCAAGCTAAGGCTGGCGTTTCAAGATCAACTGTTCCATCGAAAAGAGGGGGCAATGGCTCCCACTCAGGTCGCCGACAATATGGCGAAGCTTCTGATACCGCTTTTGAGCGGTATTCAGTGCGTGCTGGAACAACATACGGATAACGATCGGGGGCGCGGGCCTGCTGTGTTGAAACGGTGA
- a CDS encoding NAD(P)-dependent alcohol dehydrogenase, whose translation MQYKAYAAQSPTTPLAPTNIPRRQTGERDVAIEILYCGVCHSDLHAARGEWPGMRYPLVPGHEIIGRVSAIGASVSNHQVGDIVGVGCMVGSCRHCQSCDDGLEQYCEGPHGWQQTYNGWLDGSGENTYGGYADGITVDEHFVLKITHPESKLAEVAPLLCAGITTWSPLRHWKAGPGKKIGIVGIGGLGHMGIKLAHAMGAHVVAFTTSPSKIQDARDLGADEVVVSRNPEEMAAHTKSFDFILNTVAAPHDLDAFMSLLKRDATMTMVGVPDSPHPSPGVANLIFQRRQLAGSLIGGIPETQEMLDFCAEHGITSHVEMIEVKDIELAFQRMQKSDVKYRFVIDMATI comes from the coding sequence ATGCAATACAAAGCTTATGCAGCGCAATCGCCCACGACGCCCTTGGCCCCGACCAACATCCCTCGACGCCAAACCGGTGAAAGGGATGTGGCGATCGAGATTCTCTACTGCGGCGTTTGCCATTCCGATCTGCACGCCGCGCGTGGTGAGTGGCCTGGAATGCGCTACCCACTAGTTCCGGGACACGAGATCATCGGTCGAGTGTCTGCCATCGGCGCATCAGTCTCGAACCACCAAGTGGGAGACATCGTGGGCGTTGGATGCATGGTGGGCAGCTGCCGCCATTGCCAATCTTGCGACGACGGTCTGGAACAGTATTGCGAAGGTCCCCATGGTTGGCAGCAGACATACAACGGCTGGCTTGACGGCAGTGGCGAAAATACTTACGGCGGTTACGCCGATGGCATCACCGTTGACGAACACTTCGTGCTGAAGATTACGCACCCTGAATCGAAATTGGCGGAGGTAGCGCCGCTTCTTTGCGCAGGCATCACAACCTGGTCTCCACTTCGCCACTGGAAGGCGGGGCCCGGCAAGAAAATCGGCATCGTCGGTATCGGTGGTCTCGGCCACATGGGCATAAAACTGGCTCATGCGATGGGCGCCCATGTCGTAGCGTTTACAACCTCCCCCTCCAAAATCCAGGACGCGCGCGACCTTGGCGCCGATGAGGTCGTTGTCTCACGCAATCCTGAAGAAATGGCAGCCCATACCAAAAGCTTCGACTTCATCCTAAACACCGTCGCCGCACCTCACGACCTCGACGCATTCATGAGTCTGCTCAAACGCGACGCAACCATGACCATGGTCGGGGTGCCCGACAGCCCTCACCCATCGCCTGGTGTAGCCAATCTGATTTTCCAGCGCCGTCAGCTGGCCGGGTCGCTGATTGGGGGCATTCCTGAAACTCAGGAAATGCTCGATTTCTGCGCAGAGCACGGCATCACTTCACATGTCGAAATGATCGAAGTGAAGGACATCGAATTGGCGTTCCAACGCATGCAAAAGAGCGATGTGAAGTACCGCTTTGTCATCGACATGGCAACCATTTGA
- a CDS encoding SDR family oxidoreductase, producing the protein MKTFLSIGTGPGIGFSTAERFAREGYRVVLSARNMDRTLALAERLISQGYEAHTRQVDAGNAQDVTALVTQVEAQFGALDVLHYNAAIIRQATVAEQPVDTFNSDLAVNIGGALVATQTALRSMYSRNAGTLLLTGGFFGTTPNPDFLSLSLGKAVSDRWRSACLNRPKPKASMSQP; encoded by the coding sequence ATGAAAACTTTTCTAAGCATCGGTACTGGCCCAGGAATCGGATTTTCGACAGCCGAACGTTTCGCCCGTGAAGGCTATCGTGTGGTGCTCAGTGCTCGAAATATGGATAGGACGCTCGCACTCGCCGAACGTTTGATATCCCAGGGCTATGAAGCCCACACCCGCCAAGTTGATGCCGGTAATGCACAGGATGTAACGGCGCTGGTGACCCAGGTCGAAGCGCAATTTGGCGCATTGGATGTGCTGCACTACAACGCCGCGATCATTCGGCAGGCAACTGTCGCTGAACAACCGGTCGATACCTTCAACAGCGATCTGGCTGTGAACATTGGTGGAGCACTAGTCGCCACTCAGACGGCCCTGCGCTCGATGTACAGTCGCAACGCCGGGACCCTGCTGCTGACCGGTGGTTTTTTCGGGACCACTCCAAATCCTGACTTTCTTTCTCTGAGCCTGGGTAAAGCCGTATCCGATCGCTGGCGCTCGGCCTGTTTGAACCGGCCAAAACCCAAGGCATCCATGTCGCAACCGTGA
- a CDS encoding TetR/AcrR family transcriptional regulator — protein sequence MKKRHSETRQHILDIARTLMTHKGYTGVGLAEVVATAQVPKGSFYHYFKSKDEFGQALLEQYFADYLAVVDSLLAGTTPAADRLLGYFHYWAQTQCSDLPTDKCLVVKLGAEVCDLSEGMRLVLDKGTQAVHMRLERCIEQGHADGSITSAIPNSTLAQSLYQIWLGASLMMKIGKRSSAFENSLAMAKRLLS from the coding sequence ATGAAAAAACGTCATTCCGAAACACGCCAACACATCCTGGATATCGCCAGGACGTTGATGACCCATAAAGGCTATACCGGTGTCGGCTTGGCCGAAGTGGTGGCTACAGCACAAGTACCGAAAGGCTCGTTCTACCACTACTTCAAATCCAAGGATGAATTCGGCCAAGCGCTGCTTGAACAGTATTTTGCCGACTACCTCGCGGTAGTCGATTCGCTGCTGGCCGGCACCACCCCGGCAGCTGATCGGTTGCTTGGTTATTTCCATTACTGGGCGCAAACCCAATGTTCAGATTTACCGACTGACAAATGCCTGGTGGTCAAATTAGGCGCTGAGGTGTGTGACCTTTCCGAAGGTATGCGCCTGGTGCTCGACAAAGGGACGCAAGCGGTTCACATGCGGCTGGAGCGCTGCATCGAGCAGGGTCACGCAGATGGCTCGATCACGTCCGCCATTCCTAACTCGACGCTTGCGCAGTCGCTCTATCAGATTTGGCTCGGTGCCTCTTTGATGATGAAGATTGGCAAACGCAGCAGTGCTTTTGAAAACTCTCTAGCCATGGCAAAGCGACTCTTGTCGTAG
- a CDS encoding alkene reductase, which yields MTDNSNRTDLFSPVTIGAMELANRIVMAPVTRSRYAEDGIPNELHAEYYAQRASAGLIVAEATNISAQGRGYAATPGIWSDEQVAGWKKVTDAVHAAGGKIVSQLWHVGRFSSVELQPYGAAPVAPSAIKAEGDTYTVNGFVPVSTPRALEADEIPGIIGQYKRAAENAKRAGFDGVEVHSANSYLLDQFLRDSTNHRTDQYGGSIENRARLTLEVTEEIVKIWGNERVGIRLSPVTPDAGNTPPDSNVMAMYGYLIQQLNKFDLAYLHFVEGATATSREVPAGVDMDALSAQFTGPFIGNNNYDLEMAIERRAQGTIDAVAFGRLFISNPDLVERLRRGAELTIAPRESFYGGGAKGYTDWPVGNY from the coding sequence ATGACAGATAACAGTAACCGCACTGACTTGTTCTCTCCCGTCACCATTGGGGCGATGGAACTTGCCAACCGCATCGTAATGGCGCCCGTCACACGCAGCCGCTATGCCGAAGATGGCATTCCCAATGAATTGCACGCCGAGTACTACGCCCAACGGGCCAGTGCAGGCTTGATCGTGGCTGAAGCAACCAATATTTCCGCTCAGGGACGCGGCTACGCTGCGACACCAGGTATCTGGAGCGATGAGCAGGTCGCTGGTTGGAAAAAAGTGACTGACGCAGTGCACGCCGCGGGCGGCAAGATCGTCAGCCAGCTTTGGCATGTGGGCCGGTTTTCCAGCGTGGAGTTGCAGCCATATGGCGCCGCGCCGGTCGCTCCTTCCGCGATCAAGGCCGAAGGCGATACCTATACCGTGAATGGTTTTGTTCCTGTGTCGACGCCTCGGGCTCTCGAAGCCGATGAAATCCCGGGAATCATTGGGCAGTACAAGCGTGCCGCCGAAAATGCCAAACGCGCTGGTTTTGATGGCGTAGAGGTTCACTCAGCCAACAGTTATTTGCTGGATCAATTCCTGCGTGATTCGACTAATCACCGCACCGATCAATATGGCGGGTCGATCGAGAACCGCGCGCGCCTCACCCTGGAAGTGACCGAAGAGATCGTCAAAATCTGGGGCAATGAACGCGTGGGCATTCGCTTGTCGCCCGTCACGCCCGATGCCGGCAACACGCCGCCAGACAGCAACGTGATGGCGATGTATGGCTACCTCATTCAGCAATTGAACAAATTCGACCTCGCTTACCTGCACTTCGTCGAGGGTGCTACCGCGACTTCCCGTGAGGTGCCAGCGGGCGTGGATATGGACGCTCTGAGCGCACAGTTCACGGGTCCATTCATTGGCAACAACAACTACGACCTGGAAATGGCGATCGAGCGTCGAGCGCAGGGCACGATCGACGCGGTTGCCTTCGGCCGTCTGTTCATTTCCAACCCTGACCTGGTCGAACGCCTGCGTCGTGGTGCCGAGCTCACCATTGCACCGCGTGAGTCGTTCTACGGCGGTGGAGCCAAGGGCTACACCGACTGGCCTGTCGGCAACTACTGA
- a CDS encoding SDR family oxidoreductase, translating into MNYLQNKTAIITGASSGLGAASARALSAKGVRVVAAALDQEGLDAIVSELKANGGEAVGRVSDVTSLEDMKALAQFAQDSFGSVDILINNAGLMLFSTWVDLAVDDWEKMINVNIKGYLNGVAAVLPFMLKQKSGQILNMDSVAGHQVGPSAGVYSATKFFVQAMTESMRKELGVHHGIRVNTVSPGVTNTGWADKVTDPAGRKAAQELNKIAIAPDDIGKAVVYALDQPANVTVNEVIISPSRQDW; encoded by the coding sequence ATGAACTATTTGCAAAACAAGACAGCCATCATCACTGGCGCATCTTCAGGTCTGGGTGCTGCTTCGGCTCGCGCCCTGTCCGCGAAAGGCGTTCGAGTTGTCGCAGCTGCGTTGGATCAAGAAGGTCTGGATGCCATTGTGAGCGAGCTGAAAGCGAACGGTGGTGAGGCGGTGGGTCGTGTCAGCGACGTCACCAGTCTGGAAGATATGAAGGCGTTGGCTCAGTTCGCTCAAGACTCCTTCGGTTCGGTAGACATCCTGATCAACAATGCCGGCCTGATGCTGTTTTCCACTTGGGTGGACCTGGCCGTCGATGATTGGGAAAAGATGATCAACGTGAACATCAAGGGTTACCTGAATGGCGTCGCGGCTGTGCTGCCGTTCATGCTGAAACAGAAGTCTGGTCAGATCCTGAACATGGATTCCGTAGCGGGCCACCAAGTGGGTCCTTCGGCTGGCGTATACAGCGCGACCAAATTCTTCGTTCAGGCAATGACTGAGTCGATGCGCAAGGAACTGGGTGTCCACCACGGAATTCGGGTTAACACCGTTAGCCCGGGTGTGACCAATACCGGTTGGGCAGACAAAGTTACCGATCCAGCAGGGCGCAAGGCTGCCCAAGAGCTGAACAAGATTGCCATCGCACCTGACGATATTGGTAAAGCGGTGGTTTATGCCCTGGACCAGCCTGCAAACGTCACCGTCAACGAGGTGATCATTTCGCCTAGCCGCCAGGATTGGTAA
- a CDS encoding NAD(P)/FAD-dependent oxidoreductase: MTHRILIVGGGAGGLELATRLGKTLGKRGAVHITLVDANLTHIWKPLLHEVAAGSLNAHDDELNYVAQAKWNHFQFQLGRMSGLDRTAKQIQLSATLDEAGHELVPERSLNYDTLVIAVGSNTNDFGTVGAAQHCLFLDSREQAERFHQQLLNHYLRAHAGSENENISVAIVGAGATGVELAAELHNAAHELAAYGLDRIKPQDMRITLIEAGSRVLPALPNRISTPVHQTLEKLGVRVMTNATVSEVTAEHLKTRNGDVIEAGLKVWAAGIRAPSFLKNIDGLETNRINQLLVRPTLQTTLDDNIFAFGDCAACPQPGSEQNVPPRAQAAHQQASMLSKSLKARLQGKPMPTYEYKDYGSLVSLSRFSAVGNLMGNLTGSVMLEGWLARVFYASLYRMHQAALYGLFPTLLLMLGNRIGRGTEPRLKLH; the protein is encoded by the coding sequence ATGACACACCGTATTTTGATTGTCGGCGGTGGCGCTGGCGGTCTGGAGCTTGCGACGCGCCTGGGCAAGACCCTGGGCAAGCGTGGCGCTGTTCACATCACCCTTGTCGACGCCAACCTGACCCATATTTGGAAGCCTCTGTTGCATGAAGTGGCCGCCGGTTCACTGAACGCTCACGACGACGAGCTGAACTACGTGGCCCAGGCCAAGTGGAATCACTTCCAGTTCCAACTTGGCCGCATGAGCGGGCTCGACCGTACCGCCAAGCAAATCCAGCTATCGGCTACCCTCGACGAAGCCGGGCATGAGCTGGTGCCGGAACGTTCCCTGAACTACGACACTCTGGTCATCGCCGTGGGCAGCAACACCAACGACTTCGGCACCGTGGGTGCTGCGCAGCACTGCCTGTTCCTTGACTCGCGTGAACAGGCCGAGCGCTTCCATCAGCAGTTGCTCAACCATTATCTGCGCGCCCACGCGGGGAGTGAAAACGAGAACATCAGCGTGGCTATTGTCGGTGCGGGTGCAACCGGTGTGGAATTGGCTGCCGAACTGCACAACGCTGCTCATGAGTTGGCTGCTTATGGTTTAGATCGCATTAAGCCGCAGGACATGCGCATCACCTTGATCGAGGCCGGATCGCGAGTGCTCCCGGCGCTGCCGAATCGCATCAGTACGCCAGTGCACCAAACCCTTGAAAAACTCGGCGTGAGGGTGATGACGAACGCTACAGTCAGTGAAGTCACCGCCGAGCATCTCAAGACCCGTAACGGCGATGTGATTGAGGCCGGCCTGAAGGTTTGGGCTGCTGGCATTCGGGCGCCGTCCTTCCTCAAGAATATCGACGGCCTGGAGACCAATCGCATCAACCAACTGCTGGTACGCCCGACCTTGCAGACCACACTTGACGACAATATCTTCGCTTTCGGTGACTGTGCGGCGTGCCCACAGCCTGGCAGTGAGCAAAACGTACCGCCCCGGGCTCAAGCCGCTCACCAACAGGCGTCGATGCTCTCCAAGAGCCTGAAAGCCCGGCTACAAGGTAAGCCAATGCCGACCTACGAGTACAAGGACTACGGCTCATTGGTTTCTCTATCTCGCTTCTCGGCGGTGGGTAACCTGATGGGTAATTTGACCGGCAGCGTAATGCTCGAAGGATGGTTGGCGCGGGTGTTTTATGCGTCGTTGTACCGCATGCACCAGGCCGCTTTGTATGGCCTGTTCCCGACCCTGTTGCTGATGTTGGGCAATCGGATTGGTCGAGGGACTGAGCCGCGGTTGAAGCTGCACTAG